The proteins below are encoded in one region of Thermosulfurimonas marina:
- a CDS encoding murein hydrolase activator EnvC family protein: MGAKAYPFAYGLYPFGDRRYGILLRLFILACGAALLFLSPARAGSLSLEKKIQEKRLLLERATVKEKSILEELQDLAREISRYSREIKNLEGQIRELKKEIEALSQTISHLEEKKKRLKARLSQEMALLATLSRTTWMNLLFEPREINEFLRREDYLYLIIQNESEKLKTLRQTMEDIAFLRAEKEKKIQEYRERQEDLRKKVAELRLLKKEKETLLEEVRRNKRLYREMLSLLEAAKEEMETLAREMAETRRQLQALKKEKRREPKEGLPHLRPLFEVKGLLVAPVKGKLLRFFGLDRDPFTGKYAFSPGIYIGAPPGTPVVAPFLARASRLRWVEGQGQVLVLDHGYGFVSMLGGLDQVNVALGEYVRTGQPLGTVADSPFGPSGVYYELRRGNRPLNPLEWLDLKTLRLVR, translated from the coding sequence TTGGGAGCTAAAGCTTACCCTTTTGCCTACGGTCTATATCCTTTTGGGGACAGGAGGTACGGGATTCTTCTGCGCCTTTTTATCCTGGCTTGCGGTGCAGCGCTACTTTTCCTGAGCCCGGCCCGCGCGGGGAGCCTTTCTCTGGAAAAAAAGATCCAGGAAAAAAGGCTCCTCCTTGAAAGGGCCACCGTCAAGGAGAAGTCCATCCTTGAAGAGCTCCAGGACCTGGCCCGGGAGATCTCCCGCTACAGTAGAGAGATCAAAAACCTGGAGGGGCAAATTCGGGAATTGAAAAAAGAAATTGAGGCCCTTTCCCAGACCATCTCTCATCTGGAAGAAAAGAAAAAGAGACTCAAGGCGCGCTTGAGTCAGGAAATGGCCCTTCTGGCCACCCTTTCCCGGACCACCTGGATGAATCTCCTTTTTGAGCCCCGGGAAATAAACGAATTTTTACGCCGGGAGGACTATCTCTATCTCATCATCCAGAACGAAAGCGAGAAACTAAAAACCCTTCGCCAAACCATGGAGGATATCGCCTTTCTCCGCGCAGAAAAAGAAAAAAAGATCCAGGAATACCGCGAGCGTCAGGAGGATCTCCGAAAAAAGGTCGCCGAACTCCGGCTTCTCAAAAAGGAAAAGGAGACTCTGCTTGAAGAAGTCCGCCGAAATAAGCGGCTCTACCGGGAAATGTTAAGTCTCCTTGAGGCCGCCAAGGAAGAGATGGAAACCCTGGCCCGAGAAATGGCCGAGACCCGTCGCCAATTGCAAGCCTTGAAAAAAGAAAAAAGGAGAGAACCGAAAGAAGGGCTTCCGCATTTGCGTCCGCTTTTTGAGGTAAAAGGACTCTTGGTGGCCCCGGTAAAGGGAAAGCTTCTTCGTTTTTTTGGACTGGATCGGGATCCCTTCACCGGGAAGTACGCCTTTAGCCCCGGTATCTATATCGGGGCCCCTCCGGGGACTCCGGTGGTGGCCCCCTTTCTGGCCCGGGCCTCCCGGCTGCGCTGGGTGGAGGGCCAGGGGCAGGTCCTGGTCCTGGATCACGGCTACGGTTTTGTCTCCATGCTTGGAGGGTTAGATCAGGTAAACGTAGCCCTTGGAGAGTATGTGCGTACCGGTCAACCCCTGGGTACGGTAGCGGATTCCCCCTTTGGACCAAGCGGGGTATATTACGAACTCAGGAGAGGGAATCGGCCACTCAATCCGCTGGAGTGGCTCGACCTTAAAACTTTGCGCTTGGTGAGGTAA
- a CDS encoding cell division protein FtsX, translating to MLKRVFLELRNHRGSYGLTFLIITFAVSLFLFFSSLYYQLYLFSHQAARSLAFTVYLAPDLPLETREEILYKFRSLSGVKEVNIVGKKQVLQELKQIFREDPEILENLDLSKLPILLEVHFGDPLRDLPRVEPRLRELEKEPGILRIRYAQSWLGRLWRLSQLLQKLLYLSVALLLTSLFFLVVVTVNLTLERQREEIEILSLLGASPGYIGRPKMVAAFLIGSGAFVAAFGLLKLLEGYLQGTFSGVIPFWELKLTLLPTVYILLGTGGTGFFCAFLSWLAVQRYFS from the coding sequence ATGCTTAAGAGGGTCTTCCTGGAGCTTAGAAATCATCGAGGGTCTTACGGGTTGACCTTTCTCATTATCACCTTTGCCGTAAGTCTCTTCCTTTTCTTTTCCTCCCTGTATTACCAGCTTTATCTCTTTTCCCATCAGGCGGCCCGGAGTCTGGCCTTTACGGTCTATCTAGCCCCGGACCTCCCTCTGGAGACCCGAGAAGAAATTCTTTACAAATTTAGAAGCCTATCCGGGGTAAAAGAGGTAAATATAGTAGGGAAAAAGCAAGTTCTTCAGGAACTAAAACAAATTTTCCGGGAAGACCCCGAAATTTTAGAAAATCTAGATCTTTCAAAACTTCCCATTCTTCTAGAAGTCCACTTCGGAGATCCCTTGCGGGATCTTCCCCGGGTGGAGCCCCGACTGCGAGAATTGGAAAAAGAGCCCGGAATACTCCGGATTCGCTATGCTCAGAGTTGGCTGGGACGTCTCTGGCGTCTTTCACAACTCCTTCAAAAACTCCTTTATCTGAGCGTGGCCCTGCTTCTGACCTCCCTTTTCTTTCTGGTGGTGGTCACCGTAAATCTCACTCTGGAAAGACAGCGGGAGGAGATTGAGATCCTTTCTCTGCTGGGGGCCTCTCCAGGGTATATCGGACGGCCGAAGATGGTGGCGGCCTTTCTCATAGGCTCCGGGGCCTTTGTGGCGGCCTTCGGGTTACTAAAGCTCCTTGAGGGTTATCTTCAGGGGACCTTTTCCGGAGTAATCCCCTTTTGGGAGCTAAAGCTTACCCTTTTGCCTACGGTCTATATCCTTTTGGGGACAGGAGGTACGGGATTCTTCTGCGCCTTTTTATCCTGGCTTGCGGTGCAGCGCTACTTTTCCTGA
- a CDS encoding divergent polysaccharide deacetylase family protein, whose product MPRALAWALLSLVFLLAFLALLKVLHPPSPPPPPSPTPPPSPTPSPRPAPPQPKILPRIALIIDDMGQRPRLERAFFKLGLRLNFSFLPKAPFTARLAREAHERGFTVLVHLPMEAENGINPGPEALLVSMGEKEIRLKTQQLIALVPFAEGVNQHMGSLFSQDPLRMNWVMQEIKNKGMFFVDSKTTPHSVAPFVAEYLKIPFAQRDVFLDNNFKKEALENEFKHMLKRAREKGRLVVIAHPHPQTLELLRRHRQELLSEVRLVSIKDLVEVPP is encoded by the coding sequence GTGCCTAGGGCTTTAGCCTGGGCCCTACTTTCTTTGGTCTTTCTTTTGGCCTTTCTGGCCCTACTCAAGGTCCTGCACCCTCCTTCTCCTCCGCCACCTCCCTCCCCGACTCCTCCTCCCTCCCCGACTCCCTCTCCCCGGCCCGCTCCTCCTCAACCCAAGATACTACCCCGCATAGCCCTCATCATAGACGATATGGGCCAGAGGCCCCGGCTGGAAAGGGCCTTTTTTAAGCTGGGGCTCCGCCTAAACTTTTCCTTCCTCCCCAAGGCTCCCTTTACGGCTCGCCTGGCCCGAGAGGCCCATGAGCGGGGTTTTACGGTTCTAGTCCATCTCCCTATGGAGGCTGAAAACGGAATCAACCCCGGCCCGGAGGCCCTCCTGGTCTCCATGGGGGAGAAGGAAATTCGCCTTAAGACTCAACAATTAATTGCCCTGGTTCCATTTGCCGAAGGAGTAAATCAACACATGGGATCCCTTTTTTCGCAGGATCCTTTACGTATGAATTGGGTTATGCAAGAAATAAAAAATAAAGGTATGTTTTTTGTGGATAGCAAGACTACACCTCATTCTGTAGCCCCTTTTGTGGCGGAATACTTGAAAATTCCCTTTGCCCAACGGGACGTTTTCCTGGATAATAATTTTAAAAAGGAGGCTTTGGAGAACGAGTTCAAGCACATGTTAAAAAGGGCGCGGGAGAAAGGTCGGCTGGTGGTCATTGCCCATCCTCATCCTCAAACCTTGGAGCTTCTCCGGCGCCACCGGCAGGAACTTCTTTCAGAGGTACGGCTGGTCTCCATTAAAGACCTGGTGGAGGTACCCCCCTGA
- the ftsE gene encoding cell division ATP-binding protein FtsE, with translation MALGKPLLQLEKVTKIYPPSIRALENISFEVRRGELLFVTGPSGAGKSTLLNLIFGLERPSSGRILYGDLDYAHLRRRDLIALRRRMGFIFQDFRLLPEKTVFENVYLGLEVLGIGGAVARERVERILRRLDLAARRDQRVETLSGGEKQRVAIARAVVKEPELVLADEPTGNLDPERSREILRILEELNAEGITVILATHDENLLRGHHRRILVLPEGRIVNA, from the coding sequence ATGGCCCTAGGGAAACCTCTTCTCCAGCTGGAAAAGGTGACCAAGATTTACCCCCCTTCTATCCGGGCCCTAGAGAATATCTCCTTTGAAGTGCGGCGAGGAGAGCTTCTCTTCGTGACCGGGCCCAGCGGGGCCGGAAAATCCACTCTCCTCAATCTGATCTTTGGGCTGGAGAGGCCTTCTTCGGGGCGTATCCTTTATGGAGACCTCGACTATGCCCATCTCCGCCGCCGAGATCTCATTGCTCTTCGGCGAAGGATGGGTTTTATCTTTCAGGATTTTCGACTCCTTCCCGAAAAGACGGTCTTTGAAAACGTTTATCTAGGTCTAGAGGTCCTGGGAATCGGGGGAGCGGTGGCCCGGGAACGGGTGGAACGCATCCTCCGGAGACTGGATCTGGCTGCCCGCCGAGACCAGCGGGTAGAGACCCTTTCCGGAGGAGAGAAACAGCGGGTGGCCATCGCCCGGGCCGTGGTAAAGGAGCCTGAGCTTGTCCTGGCCGATGAGCCCACCGGGAACCTCGATCCGGAAAGAAGTCGAGAAATCCTCCGTATTCTGGAAGAGTTGAACGCCGAGGGCATCACGGTCATCCTAGCCACCCACGATGAAAACCTCCTCCGGGGCCATCACCGCCGCATTCTGGTCTTGCCGGAAGGGAGAATAGTGAATGCTTAA
- a CDS encoding S41 family peptidase, whose protein sequence is MKKGSLLAVLLILLVGVSPGLSSSKKDEDPYEALKLFSQVLELVEENYVKPVTTKELVYDAIKGLLSGLDPHSSFLAPDEFHELQIETKGSFTGIGIEITLEDGILTVVSPIEGTPAWKAGLKPGDKIVKINGQPTKGMSLMEAVKRLRGPKGTKVTITIFRESTKELKDITLVRDVIPIRSVRARILEPGYGYIRISSFQEKTGEELHQALSKLEKENQPLKGLILDLRNNPGGLLDAAVEVADEFLDEGLIVYTKGRRKDQNFQFKAHPNRQKHPYPLVVLVNAGTASASEIVAGALQDHHRAVIVGTRTFGKGSVQTIIPLPDGSAVRLTTAEYFTPSGRSIQAEGIEPDLEVPEIKPDCLQKKHPEIREKDLTGHLENPNGKTQEEKESEELLAKDFQLHEALKVLKSLPQLTKIKY, encoded by the coding sequence ATGAAAAAGGGAAGTCTTCTGGCAGTCCTGTTGATCCTTCTGGTGGGGGTCTCTCCGGGCCTTTCGTCCTCTAAGAAAGACGAGGACCCTTATGAAGCCTTAAAGCTTTTTTCCCAAGTCCTGGAGTTGGTGGAAGAGAACTATGTGAAACCCGTGACCACCAAGGAGTTGGTTTATGACGCCATAAAAGGGCTCCTTTCTGGGCTGGACCCTCACTCTTCCTTCCTTGCTCCAGACGAATTTCACGAATTGCAGATCGAGACCAAGGGAAGTTTCACCGGGATCGGCATCGAAATCACCCTGGAGGATGGAATCCTTACCGTGGTCTCTCCCATTGAAGGCACCCCGGCCTGGAAGGCCGGTCTCAAGCCTGGCGACAAGATCGTGAAGATTAACGGCCAGCCTACCAAGGGGATGTCCCTTATGGAGGCCGTAAAACGCCTTCGGGGGCCCAAAGGTACCAAGGTCACCATTACCATCTTTCGGGAAAGCACCAAGGAACTCAAGGATATCACCCTGGTGCGGGATGTGATTCCCATCCGGAGCGTTAGGGCCCGGATTCTTGAGCCCGGCTACGGCTATATTCGCATCTCGAGTTTCCAGGAAAAGACCGGAGAGGAATTACACCAGGCCCTTTCCAAACTAGAAAAAGAAAATCAGCCTCTTAAAGGATTGATCCTGGATCTGCGGAACAATCCCGGGGGTCTTCTGGATGCGGCGGTAGAGGTGGCCGATGAATTTTTAGACGAAGGACTTATTGTCTACACCAAGGGGCGTCGCAAGGATCAAAATTTCCAATTTAAGGCCCATCCCAATCGCCAAAAACACCCCTATCCCCTGGTGGTCCTGGTGAACGCCGGTACGGCCTCGGCCTCGGAGATCGTGGCCGGAGCCCTTCAGGATCATCACCGGGCGGTTATTGTGGGGACCCGAACCTTCGGTAAGGGTTCGGTCCAGACGATCATCCCTCTCCCCGACGGCTCGGCGGTGCGTCTTACCACCGCAGAATATTTCACCCCCAGCGGACGCTCCATCCAGGCCGAAGGCATAGAACCAGACCTGGAAGTCCCGGAGATCAAACCGGACTGTCTCCAGAAAAAACATCCGGAGATCCGGGAAAAGGACCTCACCGGACACCTGGAAAACCCCAACGGAAAGACTCAGGAAGAAAAAGAATCGGAGGAACTTCTGGCTAAAGACTTCCAGTTGCATGAGGCTCTGAAAGTCTTAAAGAGTCTCCCGCAACTTACCAAGATCAAGTACTGA
- the galU gene encoding UTP--glucose-1-phosphate uridylyltransferase GalU, translating into MIRKAVLPVAGLGTRMLPATKVIPKEMLCVVDRPAIQYVVEEAVAAGLSEIIFVISRGKESILDHFDLSPELEAELEARGKTALLEKVRRVSSMVESLSAVRQKRALGLGQAILTAAPLVGNEPFAVLLGDDLVQAEVPCIQQLVEKAAELRAPVIAVERLPREKVSLYGVIAGEDLGGGLWRLSGVVEKPRPEEAPSEIAIIGRYVFFPEIFDYLRRTPWGAGGELQLTDAVAAMIADGRPVYALEFKGTRYDTGNKIGFVKTVLAYALKDPEIGEELRQYLQTLL; encoded by the coding sequence ATGATCCGCAAAGCCGTCCTTCCGGTAGCCGGTCTGGGCACCCGGATGCTCCCGGCAACCAAGGTCATCCCTAAAGAGATGCTCTGCGTGGTAGATCGTCCGGCCATTCAGTATGTGGTGGAAGAGGCGGTGGCGGCCGGACTCTCAGAGATCATCTTCGTCATCTCCCGGGGAAAAGAATCCATTCTGGATCACTTCGATCTCTCTCCGGAGTTAGAGGCCGAGCTTGAGGCCCGAGGCAAGACCGCGCTTCTGGAAAAAGTCCGCCGGGTCTCTTCTATGGTGGAAAGCCTTTCGGCGGTGCGTCAAAAGCGGGCCCTGGGTCTGGGGCAGGCCATCCTCACTGCGGCCCCCTTGGTGGGGAATGAACCCTTTGCCGTACTCTTGGGGGACGATCTGGTGCAGGCGGAGGTCCCCTGTATCCAGCAACTGGTAGAAAAGGCCGCGGAACTCCGGGCCCCGGTGATCGCCGTGGAAAGGCTTCCCCGGGAAAAAGTCTCCCTCTACGGGGTCATCGCCGGGGAGGATCTGGGAGGGGGGCTGTGGCGCCTTTCCGGGGTGGTGGAAAAGCCCCGACCGGAGGAGGCCCCTTCGGAGATAGCCATCATCGGCCGCTACGTCTTTTTCCCCGAGATCTTTGATTACTTAAGGCGCACCCCTTGGGGAGCCGGCGGAGAGCTCCAGCTCACGGATGCCGTAGCGGCCATGATTGCCGACGGACGTCCGGTCTACGCCCTAGAATTCAAGGGGACCCGCTATGATACCGGAAATAAAATCGGTTTTGTAAAGACCGTCCTGGCTTACGCCCTGAAAGATCCCGAAATAGGAGAAGAGTTGCGCCAATATCTCCAGACTCTCCTTTGA
- a CDS encoding type IV pilus twitching motility protein PilT, which translates to MAKIDAFLKLMVETGASDLHLSTGNPPILRVHGDLQRVKYKVLENEELKAMLYEITPEEKIKQFEETGDVDFGFELPGVARFRVNFFMHHRGVGAVFRLIPSQIRTVEELGLPPILNKLALLPKGLILVTGPTGSGKSTTLAAMVDYANRMRKDHIITIEDPIEFVHQPKNCLVNQREVGVHTRSFAAALRAALREDPDIVLVGEMRDLETISLALEAALTGHLVMSTLHTISAAQTVDRIIEIFPHEQQPQIRASLADSLRAVISQTMFKRIDRPGRVVALEILIATPAVRNLIREGKTYQIPSIIQTGRKYGMISLDDSIMDYLQRGIISPEEALNKALDKTRFMPFVKKAELADFTEIPG; encoded by the coding sequence ATGGCCAAGATAGATGCCTTTCTTAAGCTCATGGTGGAGACCGGGGCCTCCGATCTTCATCTCTCTACAGGCAATCCCCCCATCCTCCGGGTCCATGGGGACCTTCAACGGGTGAAGTACAAGGTCCTGGAAAACGAAGAGCTCAAGGCCATGCTCTACGAGATCACCCCGGAGGAGAAGATCAAGCAATTTGAAGAGACCGGAGATGTGGATTTTGGCTTCGAACTTCCGGGGGTAGCCCGTTTCCGGGTGAACTTTTTCATGCATCATCGGGGAGTGGGGGCGGTCTTTCGGCTTATCCCCAGCCAAATCCGCACTGTGGAGGAACTGGGGCTCCCCCCTATTCTCAACAAACTGGCCCTCCTTCCCAAGGGTCTCATTCTGGTCACCGGGCCCACCGGATCTGGTAAATCTACCACCCTTGCGGCTATGGTGGACTACGCCAACCGCATGCGCAAGGACCACATTATTACTATTGAGGACCCCATCGAATTCGTACATCAGCCCAAGAACTGCCTGGTAAATCAGCGGGAGGTGGGGGTCCATACCCGCTCCTTCGCCGCAGCCCTGCGGGCGGCCCTGCGTGAGGACCCGGACATCGTCCTGGTGGGAGAAATGCGGGATCTGGAGACCATCTCCCTGGCCCTGGAGGCGGCCCTTACCGGCCATCTGGTCATGTCTACCCTGCACACTATCTCCGCCGCCCAAACCGTAGACCGGATCATCGAGATCTTTCCCCACGAACAGCAGCCCCAGATCCGGGCTTCTCTGGCGGACTCTTTGCGCGCGGTTATTTCCCAGACTATGTTCAAAAGGATCGATCGCCCGGGTCGAGTGGTGGCCCTGGAGATCCTCATTGCTACTCCGGCGGTTCGCAATCTTATCCGTGAAGGGAAGACCTACCAGATTCCTTCTATTATTCAAACCGGCCGAAAATATGGTATGATCTCCCTCGATGATTCCATTATGGATTACCTTCAGCGGGGAATCATCAGCCCGGAAGAAGCCTTGAACAAAGCCCTGGATAAGACCCGCTTTATGCCCTTTGTCAAAAAGGCAGAATTGGCAGACTTTACGGAGATCCCGGGATAG
- the priA gene encoding replication restart helicase PriA, translating to MRFYNLVLPVPLPGALVYASKAPLLPGVRVLVPVKTRRMVGVVLEEVPEPSGPWEIREVEEVLDQEPLIPQELLRFLLWCQGYYLAPPGEVFRLAFPPGFFREIRRRYRLTPAGRQALAEGRAPEALSWFRKARSLRATRSRFTEAELSEFLARGWLSEEEDLSRLRPPEEPWLEFAGGEPLGEAERFLAERGRWPRRFLEEIFGRKAVEDLLRERRARVVSLPRLRRGPVVESGERPRPSPEQLSLIREIERFLPQGFTVFLLHGVTGSGKTLVYLEVAERVLAQGKSVLVLVPEIALTPYVETHFVAAFGREVAVLHSALSPSARAAEWFRVARGEARVVVGTRLALFAPLRDLGLIVVDEEHDPSYKQAERLPYQARDLALMRGRMAGVPVILGSATPSVKSFYFARTGRYRYLRLKSRPSGRRLPEVELVRLSGPEPFSSRLLEALSETLSRGEQALLFLNRRGYAPAVYCRECGEVLGCPNCSLTLTYHRARGLLLCHFCGHEVRAFPLCPHCQGTAFRLSGSGTERIEEELRKYFPGAEVARLDRDTVTSEKRLTDLLRRLRRGEIQILVGTQMVAQGHDLPGVTLVGVLLAEGGLHLPDYRAAERTFQLLVQVAGRAGRGNLPGRVILQTRLPEHYVLQAALKQDYEAFFEEDLARRRAFSFPPFKRLCLLLVTSVREEKAREGAERAAEFFRSWPELEVLGPAPAPLARLAGRFRWQVLLRAPRASAFDRPLQRFLEEVSRWPSGLRVTLDRDPEELL from the coding sequence TTGCGTTTTTATAATCTCGTTCTCCCGGTTCCCCTGCCGGGGGCCCTGGTTTACGCCTCCAAGGCCCCCCTTTTGCCGGGGGTGCGGGTCTTGGTCCCGGTGAAGACCCGGCGTATGGTGGGGGTAGTGTTGGAGGAGGTGCCCGAGCCCTCCGGCCCCTGGGAGATCCGGGAGGTAGAAGAGGTCCTGGACCAGGAACCCCTTATTCCGCAGGAACTTTTGAGGTTCCTCCTCTGGTGTCAGGGATATTATCTGGCCCCTCCGGGCGAGGTCTTCCGGTTGGCCTTTCCTCCGGGATTTTTCCGGGAGATCCGGAGGCGCTACCGGTTGACCCCGGCCGGGCGCCAGGCCCTGGCCGAGGGAAGGGCCCCGGAGGCCCTTTCCTGGTTCCGGAAGGCCCGCTCGTTAAGGGCTACCAGAAGCCGCTTTACGGAGGCGGAGCTTTCCGAATTTTTAGCCCGGGGCTGGCTTTCCGAGGAGGAGGACCTTTCCCGTCTCCGGCCTCCCGAAGAGCCCTGGCTGGAATTTGCGGGAGGCGAGCCCCTGGGAGAAGCAGAGAGATTTCTGGCCGAAAGAGGCCGCTGGCCAAGACGGTTTCTGGAAGAAATTTTCGGCCGTAAGGCGGTGGAAGACCTCCTCCGGGAGCGTCGGGCCCGGGTGGTGAGTCTCCCCCGCCTGCGTCGGGGGCCGGTGGTGGAAAGTGGGGAAAGGCCCCGGCCCAGTCCCGAACAGTTGAGCCTTATCCGGGAGATCGAAAGGTTCCTTCCTCAGGGTTTTACCGTCTTTCTCCTTCACGGGGTGACCGGAAGCGGAAAGACCCTGGTCTATCTCGAGGTGGCCGAAAGGGTCCTGGCCCAGGGGAAGTCCGTATTGGTCCTGGTCCCGGAGATTGCCCTTACCCCCTATGTGGAGACCCATTTTGTGGCGGCCTTTGGACGAGAAGTGGCCGTACTCCATAGTGCCCTGAGTCCTTCGGCCCGGGCCGCGGAATGGTTCCGGGTGGCCCGGGGGGAGGCCCGAGTGGTGGTGGGCACCCGGCTGGCCCTCTTTGCCCCGTTAAGAGACCTGGGGCTCATTGTGGTGGATGAGGAACATGATCCCTCCTACAAGCAGGCCGAAAGACTCCCTTATCAGGCCCGGGATCTAGCCCTCATGCGGGGACGGATGGCCGGGGTCCCAGTCATTCTGGGCTCTGCCACCCCTTCGGTCAAGAGTTTTTACTTCGCCCGCACCGGGCGCTATCGGTATTTGAGGCTCAAGAGCCGCCCTTCGGGAAGGAGGCTTCCGGAGGTGGAATTGGTAAGACTTTCCGGCCCGGAGCCCTTTTCTTCGCGGCTCCTTGAGGCCCTTTCCGAGACCCTTTCCCGAGGGGAGCAGGCCCTTTTATTCTTAAACCGGAGGGGATACGCTCCGGCGGTCTACTGTCGGGAATGCGGGGAGGTCCTCGGCTGTCCTAACTGTTCCCTCACCCTTACCTATCATCGAGCCCGAGGCCTTCTCCTTTGCCATTTCTGTGGCCACGAGGTTCGGGCCTTCCCCCTCTGTCCCCATTGCCAAGGGACGGCCTTCCGGCTTTCGGGAAGCGGTACCGAAAGAATAGAAGAGGAGTTGCGGAAATACTTTCCCGGGGCCGAGGTGGCCCGCCTGGACCGGGACACGGTGACCTCTGAAAAAAGACTTACGGATTTACTAAGGCGCCTCCGCCGGGGAGAGATCCAGATCCTGGTAGGGACCCAGATGGTGGCCCAGGGTCACGATCTCCCCGGGGTGACCCTGGTGGGGGTGCTTCTGGCCGAGGGAGGGCTTCATCTCCCGGACTATCGGGCGGCCGAACGGACCTTTCAACTTTTGGTACAGGTGGCGGGAAGGGCCGGACGGGGGAACCTTCCCGGACGAGTGATCCTCCAGACCCGCCTTCCCGAACACTATGTCCTTCAAGCGGCCTTGAAGCAGGACTATGAGGCCTTTTTTGAGGAAGACCTGGCCCGCAGACGGGCCTTTAGCTTCCCTCCTTTTAAGCGTCTCTGTCTCCTTCTGGTGACTTCCGTTCGTGAAGAGAAGGCCCGGGAGGGGGCGGAAAGGGCCGCGGAGTTTTTTCGCTCCTGGCCGGAATTGGAGGTGTTGGGCCCGGCCCCGGCTCCCCTGGCGCGCCTTGCCGGGCGGTTCCGCTGGCAGGTGCTTCTCCGGGCCCCGAGGGCCTCGGCTTTCGACCGACCCTTGCAGCGGTTTCTGGAAGAGGTCTCCCGCTGGCCTTCCGGTCTGCGGGTGACCCTTGATCGGGATCCCGAAGAGCTGCTATAA
- a CDS encoding type IV pilus twitching motility protein PilT — MLSEIDLSELIWDLARSHERATDILFMVGRPFQVLADGRLHQVKLSHWPVERLTPLQTETIAFNLLRKNPRLFQDLVRHGSADLSYRLPDGTRFRVNIYSRQKNYNIVMRKLPSQVPSIADLGLPPAFYRIAQEKSGIVLVTGATGQGKTTSLAAILNEINEREAVHVVTLEDPVEYVHRPKKATFSQRELGTDFDTFANGLRAALRQAPQVILVGEIRDRETMEIALMAAETGHLVLSTLHTVGAGNTINRILGFFTIEEEHQIRNRLADTLRWIVGQKLLPKVGGGRVAVFDILYNTIRTKETIIKGEEEGRTFYDIMRQGSPYHMQTFDQHIVELYRQGLITEDVALAYCVRRDLVGREIDLIKSAKGEKTSDLEVEKLKLEFEEGPWRRKG; from the coding sequence ATGCTCAGCGAAATAGACCTCAGTGAGCTCATCTGGGACCTGGCCCGCAGTCACGAAAGGGCCACCGATATCCTTTTTATGGTGGGGCGGCCCTTTCAGGTCCTGGCCGACGGCCGTTTGCACCAGGTGAAGCTTTCCCACTGGCCAGTGGAAAGGCTTACCCCCCTTCAGACGGAGACCATCGCCTTTAACCTTCTGCGTAAAAATCCCCGGCTCTTTCAGGACCTGGTGAGACACGGTTCTGCCGATCTCTCCTATCGTCTCCCGGACGGGACCCGTTTCCGGGTAAACATCTATTCCCGGCAGAAAAACTACAACATCGTCATGCGTAAGCTCCCCTCGCAGGTGCCCTCCATTGCCGATCTAGGGCTTCCTCCGGCCTTTTATCGCATCGCCCAGGAAAAAAGTGGGATTGTGCTGGTCACCGGGGCCACCGGTCAGGGGAAAACCACCTCGCTTGCGGCGATCCTGAACGAAATCAACGAGCGCGAGGCCGTGCATGTGGTAACCCTCGAAGATCCGGTGGAATATGTGCACCGGCCCAAAAAGGCCACTTTTAGTCAACGGGAACTCGGCACAGACTTCGATACCTTTGCCAATGGTCTGCGGGCCGCCCTGCGCCAGGCCCCGCAGGTGATCCTGGTGGGAGAGATTCGGGATCGGGAGACCATGGAGATCGCCCTTATGGCGGCCGAGACCGGACATCTGGTTCTTTCCACCTTGCATACCGTAGGGGCCGGAAACACCATTAACCGTATTTTGGGCTTTTTCACCATCGAGGAGGAACACCAGATCCGCAACCGCTTGGCCGATACCCTCCGGTGGATTGTAGGACAAAAGCTTCTTCCCAAGGTAGGAGGAGGACGGGTGGCGGTCTTCGATATCCTTTACAATACCATTCGTACCAAGGAGACCATCATCAAGGGGGAAGAAGAGGGCCGGACCTTTTACGATATCATGCGTCAGGGCAGTCCCTATCACATGCAGACCTTCGATCAGCACATCGTGGAACTTTACCGGCAGGGCCTGATTACCGAAGATGTAGCCCTGGCTTACTGCGTGCGCCGCGACCTGGTGGGGCGGGAAATCGACCTTATCAAATCGGCCAAAGGGGAGAAGACCTCGGATCTTGAGGTGGAAAAGCTCAAATTAGAATTTGAGGAGGGGCCGTGGCGGAGGAAAGGGTAG